The Stieleria sp. JC731 genome has a segment encoding these proteins:
- the asnB gene encoding asparagine synthase (glutamine-hydrolyzing), whose protein sequence is MCGITGFWNPSRQNEREMRFVLDGMLDVLDHRGPDERGSRLFVDQGLALGHTRLSIVGLDHGHQPIESDDGDYALTVNGELYGYKRIRTELACEQLTCHGKSDSAIALPLYLKHGLSFVERLRGEFAVVLYDHRKQQLILVRDRFGIKPLYYAVNENGVAWGSEVKSILKHPSIDPKLCPKAALHQMMQVMVPGSTAFEGVNALLPGHMLIVQREGDRLTTRQKRWWDLEFPTSHDPNPNPDEYVAGVKERLIDAVATRLEADVPVGCYLSGGIDSCSILGLATTLQQSPVKAFTIAFDSDAYDESNIAKLMAERTGAEQELLRLTEKELYGPAFERATWHAERTFYNTLAVAKWHMSRRVRACNYKAVITGEGSDELFGGYPFFKRDWLGREDDGGIFAGAILAEEDLQHPAWMDLCGFTPSWIQPWMLTLERVRPLLSAPLQDLLNEYDPVGEVANAIDAEQVRGRHRLDISQYTWSKTMLEGQILTWGGDRMDMANSMEARPAFLDHHVAEYAVQIPPEIRIRDGVEKWVLREAMVNVLPRELYERKKFAFMAPPAHTDPVKRQAIQEMISHWMTPERVSTLGVFDGDKLNAFIDEAWQETDGTVARRNDIVMNHALQLHLLHGQYVEGLPLPVVD, encoded by the coding sequence ATGTGTGGAATTACAGGATTTTGGAATCCGTCGCGACAGAACGAACGCGAAATGCGGTTCGTTCTCGATGGTATGCTAGACGTTTTGGATCACCGTGGTCCGGACGAACGCGGAAGCCGTCTGTTTGTCGATCAGGGCCTCGCTCTCGGTCACACGCGATTGTCGATCGTGGGACTTGACCATGGTCACCAGCCGATCGAATCGGATGATGGTGACTACGCGTTGACCGTCAACGGAGAGTTATACGGCTACAAAAGGATTCGCACCGAACTGGCGTGTGAACAATTGACGTGTCACGGTAAAAGCGACAGTGCGATCGCGCTGCCGCTTTATTTGAAGCATGGCTTGTCCTTTGTTGAGCGTCTGCGAGGCGAATTCGCAGTCGTGCTCTACGATCATCGAAAGCAGCAGTTGATCTTGGTGCGCGATCGATTCGGAATTAAGCCTCTGTACTACGCCGTGAACGAAAACGGTGTTGCATGGGGATCTGAAGTCAAATCGATCTTAAAGCACCCCAGTATCGATCCTAAACTTTGTCCCAAAGCCGCGCTTCATCAGATGATGCAAGTGATGGTCCCGGGATCGACAGCGTTTGAAGGCGTCAATGCCTTATTGCCGGGACACATGCTGATCGTCCAGCGAGAGGGCGACAGATTGACGACGCGGCAGAAACGTTGGTGGGACCTGGAGTTTCCGACCAGCCATGATCCGAATCCCAATCCCGACGAGTATGTTGCCGGAGTCAAGGAGCGATTGATCGATGCGGTCGCGACGCGGCTAGAAGCTGACGTTCCGGTCGGCTGCTACCTATCCGGTGGTATCGATAGCTGTTCGATCTTGGGACTCGCCACAACGCTACAGCAATCACCGGTCAAAGCATTTACGATCGCATTCGATAGCGACGCGTACGACGAATCGAATATCGCCAAGTTGATGGCCGAGCGGACCGGTGCTGAGCAAGAGCTTTTGCGGTTGACCGAAAAAGAGCTTTATGGGCCGGCATTTGAACGGGCCACCTGGCACGCCGAACGGACATTTTACAATACGCTCGCGGTCGCAAAATGGCACATGAGTCGACGGGTTCGCGCCTGTAACTACAAAGCGGTTATCACCGGTGAAGGTTCCGACGAATTATTCGGTGGATACCCGTTCTTTAAACGCGATTGGCTGGGACGTGAAGACGACGGCGGGATTTTTGCCGGAGCTATTCTTGCGGAGGAAGACTTGCAGCATCCGGCGTGGATGGATTTGTGTGGGTTTACCCCGTCTTGGATTCAGCCCTGGATGTTGACGCTTGAACGCGTTCGGCCGCTGCTGTCAGCGCCTCTGCAGGACTTGTTAAACGAATACGACCCTGTCGGTGAAGTTGCCAACGCGATCGATGCGGAACAAGTCCGCGGAAGACATCGACTGGATATTTCGCAGTACACTTGGAGCAAGACGATGCTGGAAGGCCAAATCTTGACTTGGGGTGGCGATCGCATGGACATGGCCAACAGTATGGAAGCACGGCCGGCGTTCCTGGACCATCACGTTGCCGAGTATGCGGTTCAGATTCCGCCGGAAATACGAATTCGCGATGGCGTCGAGAAATGGGTACTGCGTGAAGCGATGGTCAACGTGTTGCCACGGGAATTGTACGAACGCAAAAAGTTTGCCTTCATGGCTCCGCCTGCTCACACCGATCCTGTGAAGCGACAAGCCATTCAGGAAATGATCAGCCACTGGATGACTCCCGAACGTGTTTCAACGCTGGGCGTTTTCGACGGTGACAAACTAAACGCGTTTATCGACGAAGCTTGGCAGGAAACCGATGGCACGGTCGCGCGCCGAAACGATATTGTGATGAATCACGCGCTTCAACTGCATTTGCTCCATGGCCAGTACGTTGAAGGACTTCCCTTGCCTGTGGTTGATTGA
- a CDS encoding Zn-dependent hydrolase — protein MSSNVSMDVCVKLERIKSDILDLAELGRDPKDKGIYRMAFTDADMDGKRWLKQRIIDAGLEPRQDGALNVSAVLESGTNRPRVLVGSHIDTVPCAGALDGTLGVVVGLECLRCLRENDIKPNCDVELIAFSDEEGRFGGMFGSQSVAGQMNPRAVATMKDLNGVLLSDELKRHGHDAFEALDAARDPESIAGYLELHIEQGPVLDRVHKPVGIVDEITGLFTWSVRLRGEANHAGTTPMEMRNDAFMGLAEFANELPRILEENGSDRSRATIGKAQIMPGAANTVPGLVEFSLDVRDTSEQILDELSAALRKALSAIARRRNLMFDFEQMSYLSPVKCSEQIVGQLTEQAERLGLSYLKMPSGAAHDAQIMGRIVPVGMVFVPSKRGQSHSPAEWTAWKDIEAGANLMLQTIMSMTC, from the coding sequence ATGAGTAGCAATGTATCAATGGACGTCTGCGTCAAACTCGAACGCATCAAATCGGACATCCTCGATTTGGCCGAATTGGGGCGTGATCCTAAGGACAAAGGGATCTACCGAATGGCGTTCACCGATGCGGACATGGATGGCAAACGCTGGCTGAAACAACGCATCATCGACGCGGGGCTGGAGCCTCGTCAGGACGGCGCACTGAATGTGTCTGCTGTCCTCGAATCGGGGACGAATCGTCCGAGGGTCCTTGTCGGTTCGCACATCGACACGGTGCCCTGTGCCGGAGCGCTCGATGGCACACTGGGCGTGGTCGTCGGTCTGGAGTGTCTACGCTGTCTTCGTGAAAACGATATCAAACCGAACTGCGATGTTGAACTGATCGCGTTTAGCGATGAAGAAGGTCGATTCGGTGGGATGTTCGGTTCGCAATCGGTCGCGGGACAAATGAATCCCCGTGCCGTCGCGACGATGAAAGATCTTAATGGGGTTCTGCTCTCCGATGAACTTAAGCGTCACGGGCACGACGCGTTCGAGGCACTCGATGCGGCACGCGATCCGGAGTCGATCGCGGGATATTTGGAACTGCATATCGAGCAGGGCCCGGTGCTTGACCGAGTCCACAAGCCGGTGGGCATTGTCGATGAAATCACCGGACTATTTACTTGGTCCGTTCGGCTGCGTGGTGAAGCCAATCACGCTGGAACGACGCCCATGGAAATGCGAAACGATGCATTTATGGGGTTAGCCGAATTTGCGAATGAGCTTCCACGTATCCTAGAAGAAAACGGCAGCGATCGCAGTCGAGCTACCATCGGCAAAGCGCAGATCATGCCCGGTGCGGCAAACACCGTCCCCGGATTGGTCGAGTTTTCTTTGGACGTTCGAGACACCAGTGAACAGATCCTGGATGAGCTGTCTGCGGCACTGCGTAAAGCACTTTCGGCAATCGCCCGTCGACGGAACCTGATGTTTGACTTTGAACAGATGAGCTATCTGTCGCCCGTCAAATGCAGCGAGCAAATCGTCGGCCAGCTAACCGAACAGGCTGAACGCTTGGGGCTGTCGTATTTGAAAATGCCCAGCGGTGCGGCTCATGACGCACAGATCATGGGGCGGATCGTTCCGGTGGGGATGGTGTTTGTCCCCAGCAAACGCGGGCAAAGTCACTCCCCGGCTGAATGGACCGCGTGGAAAGATATCGAGGCCGGAGCCAATTTAATGTTGCAGACGATCATGTCGATGACTTGCTAA
- a CDS encoding glycosyltransferase family 2 protein, which produces MDRIIPISVVVLAKNEADILDDCLSTLHWADEIVVIDDQSVDRTAEVAADYDARVIAHPFESFAKQRNWALRHAGLRNDWVLMLDADEASTLEFANAIECAIQEAGSETVAFRTCRRTMLGNRWLRFSDGYPVWIMRLVRKGHAEFADQGHGEIPVPAVGGKMGTIDRPFIHRPFSRGMGHWWSRHIRYAEREAWHESQLETNAKLGQLLSTDASRRRLALRSLSRKLPFRATFRFVYQYLIKGGFRDGIAGLQYCRMMACYEQMIVINKSHLRRAVQPVLADSRVFVPPPRTSRKRSAERKNVAMAVARR; this is translated from the coding sequence ATGGACAGAATCATTCCAATATCCGTCGTCGTTCTCGCTAAAAACGAAGCGGATATCCTTGATGACTGCCTGTCGACGTTGCACTGGGCGGATGAGATCGTCGTGATCGACGATCAATCAGTCGATCGTACCGCTGAGGTCGCTGCGGATTATGACGCCCGTGTCATTGCCCATCCATTCGAATCATTCGCCAAGCAACGTAACTGGGCCCTACGTCATGCGGGGCTAAGGAATGATTGGGTTCTGATGTTGGATGCGGACGAAGCGTCGACATTGGAATTCGCCAACGCGATCGAGTGTGCAATCCAAGAGGCTGGTTCCGAAACGGTCGCATTCAGGACTTGCCGGCGGACCATGCTAGGCAATCGCTGGTTACGGTTTAGCGATGGCTATCCCGTATGGATCATGCGGTTGGTACGGAAAGGCCACGCAGAATTCGCCGATCAGGGGCATGGCGAGATACCGGTGCCAGCGGTGGGTGGCAAGATGGGGACGATTGATCGTCCCTTTATCCACCGTCCATTCAGTCGAGGAATGGGCCATTGGTGGTCACGGCATATCCGCTATGCCGAAAGAGAAGCTTGGCATGAAAGCCAGCTGGAAACAAACGCAAAGCTAGGACAGCTTTTATCGACGGACGCGAGTCGACGCCGATTGGCACTGCGATCACTATCGCGAAAGCTACCATTTCGTGCGACGTTTCGATTCGTCTATCAGTACTTGATCAAAGGCGGATTTCGCGACGGAATCGCGGGGCTACAGTACTGTCGAATGATGGCTTGCTACGAACAAATGATTGTGATCAACAAGTCTCATTTACGGCGTGCGGTTCAGCCAGTGTTGGCTGACTCTAGGGTATTCGTTCCACCGCCGCGAACGAGTCGAAAGCGTTCAGCTGAACGCAAGAATGTGGCAATGGCGGTTGCTCGGCGATGA
- a CDS encoding cysteine hydrolase family protein, which yields MNLGQQHPEDLDPLKDVYHEAFVENPAQQVFLKTGSVALLCIDLQYLDAARGHGVFRDATTHGVSPEAQEYYFNRLDSLVLPGVRKIQDAFREHQLEVIHTRIQSLTRNGRDRSKGHRRLGLLAAPGTRDADFIESVGPKDEYDEIVINKTASGVFSSTNLHYVLKNLGIEALYVVGVYTNECVETTVRDACDLGYLVTVVEDCCATVTRELHQASLATLRDRYARIVTLDEALTNLAKHHQVEQV from the coding sequence ATGAATTTAGGCCAACAACACCCGGAAGATCTCGATCCGCTGAAGGATGTTTATCACGAAGCGTTCGTTGAAAATCCGGCTCAGCAAGTCTTCCTGAAAACTGGCAGCGTCGCGCTGTTGTGTATCGACCTGCAATATCTCGATGCGGCGCGAGGGCACGGCGTTTTCCGTGATGCGACGACCCATGGTGTCTCGCCGGAAGCCCAGGAATACTATTTCAATCGTCTCGATTCGTTGGTGTTGCCCGGCGTTCGCAAGATCCAAGATGCGTTTCGCGAGCATCAGTTGGAAGTGATTCACACCCGCATCCAGTCGTTGACTCGAAATGGACGCGATCGCAGCAAAGGACACCGTCGTCTCGGTTTGCTGGCCGCCCCAGGAACTCGTGATGCCGATTTCATCGAGTCCGTCGGCCCGAAAGACGAGTACGATGAAATCGTGATCAACAAGACAGCGAGCGGAGTTTTTTCGTCGACCAACCTGCACTATGTGTTGAAGAATCTCGGCATCGAAGCGTTGTACGTGGTCGGCGTATACACAAACGAATGTGTCGAAACGACGGTGCGTGATGCCTGCGACCTAGGCTACCTGGTCACCGTTGTCGAAGATTGTTGCGCGACGGTGACTCGCGAACTTCACCAGGCGTCATTGGCCACGCTGCGTGATCGATACGCACGAATCGTGACACTTGACGAGGCACTGACGAATTTGGCTAAGCATCACCAGGTCGAACAGGTTTAA
- a CDS encoding endonuclease/exonuclease/phosphatase family protein, translating into MKSLFWTAALVCMATFTLSAKASEPLRVMSFNLRYGAANDGDNHWNKRKSFVTTVVSEFAPDLMGTQETLAFQKEFILGEVSGYEYFGRSRMNTPNEHCGIFFKADRFVQLAGGHFWLSESPETPESKSWDSSLPRMATWVLLQDKETSEQPILFVNTHFDHRGRQSRLEAGRLLSERIDRLSKIANDPLVIVTGDFNCDAGSEPYQALVDGQTLKDTYRDVHPTKQSGEGTFNSWQGKTDGARIDWIATSKNAVVKDAEIVHTSFEDHFPSDHYPITAIIAK; encoded by the coding sequence ATGAAATCACTCTTTTGGACCGCCGCACTCGTCTGCATGGCAACGTTCACTCTGTCAGCAAAAGCTTCCGAACCGCTGCGTGTGATGAGTTTCAACCTTCGGTATGGCGCCGCCAACGACGGTGACAATCATTGGAACAAACGTAAATCATTCGTTACCACGGTGGTTTCAGAATTTGCTCCTGACTTGATGGGCACCCAAGAGACGCTCGCATTTCAGAAAGAATTCATCCTCGGTGAAGTTTCCGGCTACGAATACTTTGGCCGTTCTCGGATGAATACTCCGAACGAACACTGCGGGATCTTTTTCAAAGCAGACCGTTTCGTTCAACTTGCCGGCGGGCATTTCTGGCTCAGCGAATCACCCGAAACGCCAGAATCAAAGAGTTGGGACTCGTCTTTGCCTCGGATGGCAACTTGGGTGCTGCTGCAAGACAAAGAAACGTCCGAGCAGCCAATTCTGTTTGTAAACACCCACTTTGATCATCGCGGCCGGCAGTCACGACTTGAAGCGGGTCGGCTTCTGTCCGAACGAATCGATCGCTTATCGAAAATCGCAAACGATCCATTGGTCATTGTGACTGGCGATTTCAATTGCGATGCCGGAAGCGAACCCTACCAAGCATTGGTTGACGGCCAAACATTAAAAGACACCTATCGTGACGTTCATCCCACGAAACAATCCGGTGAAGGCACCTTCAATTCCTGGCAGGGAAAAACGGACGGTGCAAGGATCGACTGGATCGCGACTTCGAAGAATGCGGTCGTCAAAGACGCTGAAATCGTTCACACTTCGTTTGAAGATCATTTCCCCTCGGATCACTATCCCATCACTGCGATCATCGCAAAGTAA
- a CDS encoding lipid asymmetry maintenance protein MlaB, which translates to METINIPLSGSIGVAQAEQLHASIREGLQSGDVLQFDFTDARDVDASILQLLIAAKAACEESEKSVQWIGVSEQLANSLQRSGADEILGISDSDDAASDQEAEVVAAEPDA; encoded by the coding sequence ATGGAAACAATCAACATCCCATTATCGGGATCAATCGGTGTGGCACAGGCGGAGCAACTACATGCATCCATCCGCGAAGGCCTGCAATCCGGTGACGTCCTGCAGTTCGACTTTACTGATGCGCGTGATGTCGATGCATCAATTCTGCAACTGCTGATTGCGGCGAAGGCCGCATGCGAAGAGTCCGAGAAGTCGGTCCAGTGGATTGGTGTTTCGGAACAGCTTGCCAACTCGCTCCAACGATCCGGCGCTGACGAGATCCTCGGCATTTCGGATTCAGATGATGCGGCTTCTGATCAAGAAGCTGAAGTAGTGGCCGCAGAACCTGACGCATAG
- a CDS encoding aspartate carbamoyltransferase, translating to MNASSYPNEPLTEYASNSKGLVVRPSDLLDFCENKIDREALLALAGQSIVNPRQFDRRTVVAISQLAALLESRNVEIDKPLDGKIAITAFFEASTRTRLSFESAVLRLDGKVLSVPDGQVTGIAKGESLADIGEMFNTYGDVVIMRHPDTDSVDEIRKNLQRPLINAGNGSGHHPTQALIDWYALLKWRPELIKPDCPEDRRIHLGIIGTPGSMRAVKSFLRISLMFSGAVRKITLISEMADPVGLDLTEPIEQSPIELEITNDVREVLPELDVVYVNSIAFLGSSYRNLGSRYKIDCDSPLKPNAVVMHPLARNKELSTDLDDTEHNLYFAQAAGAVFVRQALLTAVLDRLDRVSGI from the coding sequence ATGAACGCTTCTTCGTACCCCAATGAACCATTGACAGAATACGCGAGTAATTCGAAAGGCTTGGTCGTCCGTCCAAGCGACCTGCTGGATTTTTGCGAAAACAAGATTGACCGCGAAGCGTTGCTTGCGTTGGCCGGCCAATCGATTGTCAATCCAAGACAATTTGATCGCCGAACCGTTGTGGCGATTTCGCAGCTTGCGGCATTGCTTGAATCCCGCAACGTGGAAATCGATAAGCCACTGGATGGAAAGATTGCGATCACCGCATTTTTTGAAGCCAGTACACGAACACGCCTTTCGTTCGAAAGTGCGGTGTTGCGACTGGACGGTAAAGTCTTGTCTGTCCCAGACGGGCAGGTAACTGGCATCGCAAAAGGTGAATCGCTTGCCGATATCGGTGAGATGTTTAACACGTATGGCGACGTTGTCATCATGCGTCACCCCGATACCGATAGCGTCGACGAGATTCGCAAGAATCTGCAACGCCCGTTGATCAACGCCGGTAACGGTAGTGGACATCACCCCACGCAGGCATTGATCGATTGGTATGCGTTGCTGAAATGGCGTCCGGAACTAATCAAACCGGATTGCCCTGAAGATCGGCGAATCCACCTCGGTATTATCGGAACGCCAGGTTCGATGCGGGCGGTCAAAAGCTTCCTGCGTATCTCGCTAATGTTCAGCGGTGCGGTAAGGAAAATCACGCTGATTTCAGAGATGGCGGATCCGGTCGGCTTGGACTTGACCGAACCGATTGAACAATCGCCGATTGAGCTGGAAATCACCAATGACGTTCGTGAGGTGCTGCCTGAGCTTGACGTGGTGTATGTCAATTCGATTGCCTTCTTGGGAAGCAGCTATCGAAACTTGGGCAGTCGCTACAAAATCGATTGCGACAGTCCGCTGAAACCCAATGCGGTGGTGATGCATCCGTTGGCGCGAAACAAAGAGCTTTCGACCGACTTGGATGACACCGAACACAATCTTTACTTTGCACAAGCCGCCGGCGCAGTCTTTGTCCGCCAGGCGCTTCTTACAGCTGTACTTGATCGACTGGATCGCGTAAGCGGCATCTAG
- a CDS encoding methyl-accepting chemotaxis protein — MNGFGKRFIQNLQTGWGLFGKRSPGSGGLKTEVSACLPVLEVLEKQILDAIEKGNSATDNLSTSFGDMAQRAREVVQKATDSRRDESTAGVEQVRDVVSELLCHVRKTSQSTRETANMLASIEKDVQDVETCMVKIEDIANRSRMVSLNGQIEAARAGDFGDGFAVVASETGDLAQNVSEASKRIREVVDRLADSLRTTYEQTENLVNVEQQATASCEQRVEEMLTSLAMYQNDLENNLDSTKTSSDELARAISRSVITLQFQDAVSQRMHHVTATIGEIREIFGSIVGEAPRGVAKKRSDEWLEKIAAGYCIDDERRIFNGDVAVEEPSNDSNIELF, encoded by the coding sequence ATGAATGGATTTGGGAAACGATTCATACAAAACCTTCAAACCGGTTGGGGACTGTTTGGTAAACGCAGTCCCGGCAGCGGCGGTTTGAAGACCGAGGTGTCGGCGTGCCTTCCCGTCTTGGAAGTGTTGGAAAAGCAAATCTTAGACGCGATCGAGAAGGGGAACTCCGCCACCGACAATTTGAGCACTTCGTTTGGTGACATGGCACAACGTGCTAGAGAAGTAGTGCAAAAGGCGACCGATTCACGCCGCGATGAATCGACCGCTGGTGTTGAACAGGTTCGCGACGTTGTTTCAGAGTTGTTGTGTCACGTTCGAAAGACGAGTCAGTCAACTCGCGAAACCGCGAACATGTTGGCATCCATTGAAAAAGATGTCCAAGACGTCGAGACCTGCATGGTCAAGATCGAAGACATCGCAAACCGATCACGAATGGTTTCGCTGAACGGCCAAATCGAAGCCGCACGGGCAGGTGACTTTGGTGATGGGTTTGCAGTGGTAGCGTCCGAAACGGGCGACCTAGCACAAAACGTCTCCGAGGCGAGTAAGCGAATCCGTGAAGTCGTGGATCGCTTGGCCGATTCATTGCGAACGACTTACGAACAAACCGAAAACTTGGTCAACGTTGAACAACAGGCAACCGCGTCTTGTGAACAGCGTGTGGAAGAGATGTTAACCAGCCTGGCGATGTACCAGAACGATCTGGAGAACAACCTCGATTCGACCAAGACATCAAGTGACGAATTGGCGCGAGCCATTTCAAGATCTGTGATCACGTTGCAATTCCAAGATGCTGTTAGCCAACGGATGCATCACGTGACCGCAACTATTGGCGAAATTCGAGAAATATTTGGCTCGATCGTTGGGGAGGCGCCACGGGGTGTCGCCAAGAAACGATCTGACGAATGGTTAGAAAAGATCGCCGCTGGCTACTGTATCGATGACGAACGTCGCATCTTCAATGGAGATGTGGCAGTCGAAGAACCTTCCAACGATTCCAACATTGAGTTGTTTTAA
- a CDS encoding MarR family transcriptional regulator: MKDEATVISGSVAKCEPIGFQILRAIRRIIRRTSEHSRNVGRQAGVSVPQMLCMRAIAEAEPGQEMTVAMVAETVQLSAPTVSRILDRLEKGGYVERERSSVDRRKVFVALTEQGWNRLNNLPQPLHEQFLARLESLDERERMELNSALNRIVEMMDACDIDASPMLTPELEVDLLSEDALPQDELPSGKSVDGSLT, translated from the coding sequence GTGAAAGACGAAGCGACAGTAATTTCTGGTTCCGTAGCAAAATGTGAACCGATCGGTTTTCAGATACTCCGCGCGATCCGGCGAATCATCCGCCGGACCTCGGAACATTCTCGCAACGTGGGTCGACAGGCAGGCGTCAGCGTCCCGCAAATGTTGTGCATGCGTGCCATCGCCGAAGCGGAACCGGGACAAGAGATGACGGTTGCGATGGTTGCCGAAACCGTGCAGTTGTCAGCACCGACCGTTTCGAGAATCTTGGACCGCTTAGAGAAGGGCGGCTACGTCGAACGGGAACGATCGAGCGTCGACCGCCGCAAAGTGTTCGTCGCGTTGACCGAACAAGGCTGGAACCGGTTGAACAACTTACCACAACCTTTGCACGAACAATTTTTGGCGCGTCTGGAGTCCCTCGATGAACGTGAGCGAATGGAGCTCAACAGTGCTCTCAATCGCATAGTCGAAATGATGGATGCATGCGACATCGACGCGTCGCCGATGCTTACACCGGAATTGGAAGTCGATCTTCTTAGCGAAGATGCGTTGCCGCAGGACGAGCTGCCAAGCGGAAAATCGGTTGACGGTTCGCTGACATAG
- a CDS encoding sodium:solute symporter family transporter, translating into MIAQESTVTILSAEAGYILLAVFSVFWVGLGLWWGRKAKSYDGFAVAGRNVGLALATATAVATWITSNTTMIAPQFALQLGVWGALAYCTASFGLFAFAPMSARIRKVMPHGYTAVEFISRRYGRLGSIPFLIISLFYALTWLVSMTMAGGKLLNILSGIPYEIGMTVVLAVCVLYTLFGGMYAVIGTDFIQSLIILVGLVIVAIAVLMQVDIAEVHQSLEVKRPMMLDMLFPAALMALFNNMLFAFGEIFHSNVWWSRAFAMREGVGAKAYALGGLIWLPVPIVAGFLGLAAPALGIGISQPDTVGPLVAATLLGTSGAVMVFVVVFCSLASSIDSLLAATGDLIVNDIAEPISSSPVNDRIKRRWSSYAVIGLGVLAWGLALPNYGTLATVLFFAGPMVGSCLWPILGGLYFRSASPVAACAAMVTGSVAGLIAYFTIEWFVASLIGAATSGLVFVIASFIWKDNFDFASLSRPSLSGPANQVDEASSTIQGNEGVIG; encoded by the coding sequence ATGATCGCTCAGGAATCGACCGTCACGATCTTGAGTGCCGAAGCGGGATACATACTTCTTGCCGTCTTCAGTGTCTTTTGGGTCGGACTAGGTTTGTGGTGGGGACGCAAAGCAAAATCGTATGATGGCTTTGCGGTTGCCGGTCGAAATGTTGGACTGGCATTGGCGACAGCAACAGCTGTCGCGACCTGGATCACTTCGAATACGACCATGATCGCCCCGCAGTTTGCTTTGCAGCTTGGCGTCTGGGGGGCATTGGCTTATTGCACGGCAAGTTTCGGATTGTTCGCGTTTGCCCCGATGAGCGCACGGATCCGAAAGGTCATGCCGCATGGTTATACCGCGGTTGAATTTATTTCACGGCGGTATGGTCGGCTGGGCTCGATCCCATTCCTGATCATCTCGTTGTTTTATGCGCTTACTTGGCTGGTTTCGATGACCATGGCGGGAGGCAAGTTGCTGAATATCCTTTCGGGGATTCCCTATGAGATCGGGATGACGGTCGTCTTGGCTGTCTGTGTTCTGTACACGTTATTTGGCGGGATGTACGCCGTCATCGGAACAGACTTTATTCAAAGCTTGATCATTTTGGTGGGACTGGTCATCGTCGCGATCGCTGTTCTCATGCAGGTCGACATCGCGGAGGTTCATCAGTCCTTAGAAGTCAAACGCCCGATGATGTTGGACATGCTGTTTCCTGCCGCGTTGATGGCGCTGTTCAACAACATGTTGTTTGCCTTTGGCGAGATCTTCCATAGCAATGTGTGGTGGAGCCGTGCGTTTGCAATGCGGGAAGGAGTCGGAGCCAAAGCATATGCCCTCGGCGGATTGATTTGGTTGCCCGTTCCGATCGTAGCTGGCTTTCTCGGGCTGGCCGCGCCGGCGCTCGGTATCGGAATCAGTCAGCCCGACACGGTAGGGCCACTCGTGGCTGCGACACTGCTGGGGACATCGGGTGCAGTGATGGTTTTTGTCGTCGTTTTCTGCTCTCTGGCGTCCAGCATCGATAGTCTTCTTGCCGCGACCGGAGACTTAATTGTCAACGATATCGCAGAGCCGATTAGCTCGTCGCCCGTCAATGATCGAATCAAACGACGATGGTCGTCGTATGCGGTCATCGGGTTAGGAGTTTTGGCTTGGGGATTGGCATTGCCCAACTACGGCACCTTGGCGACTGTGTTGTTCTTTGCCGGGCCGATGGTGGGTAGCTGTTTATGGCCGATTCTCGGGGGCCTCTATTTTCGAAGCGCCAGTCCAGTTGCCGCATGTGCAGCGATGGTCACCGGCAGTGTGGCTGGGTTGATCGCATATTTCACGATCGAGTGGTTTGTCGCATCGCTGATCGGTGCGGCGACTTCTGGCTTGGTGTTTGTGATCGCGAGTTTTATTTGGAAAGACAATTTTGATTTCGCCTCCTTGTCTAGACCGTCGCTGTCTGGACCGGCGAATCAAGTTGACGAGGCGTCATCCACGATTCAAGGCAATGAAGGGGTGATTGGATGA